From Flavobacterium alkalisoli, the proteins below share one genomic window:
- a CDS encoding zincin-like metallopeptidase domain-containing protein — protein MGVVKSFNGLIGTKTKLNRTDINVLIIDAKQQEQYELAERLQKALTDNPTVDEFKFSKNTAPAIESVPESFLQCLDCEQDSDDTIIGLGKAVSADEIYQMITDKMIEKIKLANTKDYKQKWSAKKYGTGYLMPFNFVSKKMYRGVNRYLLTDFEPLKNPFFMTFKQIESLGGMVNKGAKGYPVVYFTELYKYYDSERKVDIASYDLKKFIALLNENRDKIPFFAAGQSAEDIAKRHKLPILKYYNVFNGIDITGIDFDLKNFKHGLIEKPLPAAEEYKMPIAEAIIKNYPVPAPGYAFGGNEAFYSPRKDTITMPHIYDFEAAQDYYATFFHEIAHSTGHQKRLQRDFSGKFGSKNYAFEELIAEFTATFLSAEAGIIWHTDKNFPAYLKSWNNRLTHLQDDNRFLMRAATQAQAATDYLLQYNSAGEPKYFEDLKQAAKEKAAKEKKEKKEKAKAQESKAKAKPVATRKRKSSQTKQLNLFGLNGKRKASGLKGTEVTEPQQINNTPIEIPQPQPQPQKNPRVKNIGAAANEVPAQFFTVAGEVGKFLQAVERKPEHSVVITMDGEQGAGKTTTLYKFMNAFATPGNRCLFISGEEHPNSSLAKEKVEKYLSGQAQANIDTVGDVEDKQDLYDLVKDYEIIFIDSWQKLLRMVGTIHLDEDLRKRFNGKVFVIIFQQTTTGRTKGGSEVVFDGDIIIKMVKEASFADNYAFFDKNRYTKVPIETIRYNIATGTVYNPLEPETEAEAEAVATEINELNFEVI, from the coding sequence ATGGGAGTAGTTAAGAGCTTTAACGGGTTGATAGGCACTAAGACAAAGTTAAACCGTACAGATATAAACGTTTTGATAATCGATGCCAAACAGCAGGAACAATACGAGCTTGCAGAAAGGCTTCAGAAAGCTTTAACGGACAATCCAACCGTAGATGAATTTAAGTTTAGTAAGAATACAGCACCGGCCATTGAATCAGTGCCGGAAAGCTTCTTACAGTGCTTGGATTGCGAACAGGATTCGGACGATACAATTATCGGTTTAGGGAAGGCCGTTTCAGCAGACGAAATTTATCAGATGATTACTGATAAAATGATTGAAAAAATTAAACTGGCCAACACCAAAGATTATAAACAAAAATGGTCTGCTAAAAAGTACGGAACGGGCTACCTAATGCCTTTCAATTTTGTTTCTAAGAAAATGTACAGGGGTGTTAACCGCTACCTTCTTACCGACTTTGAGCCGTTAAAAAATCCTTTTTTTATGACTTTCAAGCAAATTGAAAGTTTAGGCGGTATGGTTAACAAAGGTGCTAAAGGCTATCCGGTAGTTTACTTTACCGAGCTTTATAAATACTATGATTCCGAAAGGAAAGTTGATATAGCCAGTTACGACCTTAAAAAGTTCATTGCACTGCTAAATGAGAACAGGGATAAGATACCTTTTTTTGCTGCCGGACAGTCGGCTGAAGATATAGCAAAGAGGCATAAACTACCCATCCTGAAGTATTACAATGTTTTTAACGGCATTGATATAACCGGCATTGATTTCGACCTGAAAAACTTTAAGCATGGCCTTATTGAAAAACCACTGCCGGCAGCGGAAGAATATAAGATGCCGATAGCGGAAGCCATTATAAAAAACTATCCTGTACCCGCACCGGGTTACGCATTTGGCGGCAATGAGGCATTTTATTCGCCTCGTAAAGATACCATCACAATGCCGCATATCTATGACTTTGAGGCGGCACAGGATTATTACGCAACGTTTTTCCACGAGATTGCACACAGTACCGGCCATCAAAAGAGATTACAGCGTGATTTTTCAGGAAAATTTGGTTCTAAAAATTATGCGTTTGAGGAACTAATCGCAGAGTTTACGGCAACGTTTTTAAGTGCTGAAGCCGGTATCATTTGGCACACTGATAAAAATTTCCCTGCTTACCTGAAGTCATGGAATAACCGATTAACACACCTTCAGGATGATAACAGGTTTTTGATGCGTGCCGCAACGCAGGCACAGGCCGCAACGGATTATTTATTGCAGTACAATAGTGCCGGTGAGCCGAAATACTTTGAGGATTTAAAGCAGGCCGCTAAAGAAAAGGCCGCTAAAGAGAAAAAGGAAAAAAAGGAAAAGGCCAAAGCCCAGGAATCTAAAGCAAAAGCCAAACCCGTTGCAACACGTAAAAGAAAATCGAGCCAAACAAAACAGTTAAATCTATTTGGTTTAAATGGTAAAAGAAAAGCTTCAGGGCTTAAAGGCACAGAGGTAACAGAACCACAGCAGATAAATAATACACCAATAGAAATACCACAGCCACAGCCGCAGCCGCAAAAAAACCCTCGAGTAAAAAATATAGGTGCGGCGGCCAATGAAGTGCCGGCACAGTTCTTTACTGTAGCGGGCGAGGTTGGAAAGTTCCTTCAGGCCGTTGAAAGAAAGCCCGAACATAGCGTAGTTATCACGATGGATGGTGAGCAGGGTGCAGGAAAAACAACCACTTTATACAAGTTCATGAATGCCTTTGCAACGCCCGGAAACCGTTGTTTGTTTATATCCGGGGAAGAACACCCGAACAGCTCTTTAGCAAAAGAGAAGGTAGAAAAATACTTATCAGGCCAAGCGCAGGCAAATATTGATACCGTTGGCGATGTGGAGGACAAACAGGACTTGTACGACCTTGTAAAGGATTATGAAATCATTTTCATTGACAGTTGGCAAAAGCTGCTTAGGATGGTGGGAACGATACACCTTGATGAAGATTTACGCAAAAGGTTTAACGGTAAAGTGTTTGTAATCATTTTTCAGCAAACCACGACCGGCCGAACCAAAGGAGGTTCTGAAGTTGTTTTCGATGGTGACATCATCATTAAAATGGTTAAGGAAGCCAGTTTTGCGGATAACTACGCATTCTTTGATAAAAACCGCTATACAAAAGTACCTATTGAAACCATTCGCTATAATATAGCAACCGGCACAGTTTACAACCCTTTAGAACCTGAAACGGAAGCAGAGGCCGAAGCTGTTGCAACGGAAATAAACGAACTAAATTTTGAAGTTATATAA
- a CDS encoding M23 family metallopeptidase: MAAKKIIYIGVAAALILLLMSNSNKALAAITKKQKIRGCDPLGCGSFGARRGTHTHQGIDIVAAPGEDIFSPITGKVTRVAYPYASDLSYTGVEIVNEKYRVKMFYMSPTVVIPKTVLAGEKIGIAQNISAKHGAAMTNHVHIEVRDSLNRLIDPTNLF; encoded by the coding sequence ATGGCTGCCAAAAAAATTATTTACATAGGTGTTGCAGCCGCTTTAATACTACTTCTTATGTCAAACAGCAACAAGGCTTTAGCAGCAATTACCAAGAAACAAAAAATAAGGGGATGCGATCCGCTCGGGTGCGGTTCTTTTGGCGCACGCAGGGGAACACATACACATCAGGGAATTGATATTGTGGCCGCTCCCGGTGAAGATATATTCTCACCGATAACCGGTAAGGTTACACGCGTGGCCTATCCTTATGCCAGTGATTTGAGTTATACCGGTGTTGAAATCGTGAACGAGAAATACAGGGTTAAAATGTTCTATATGTCGCCGACCGTTGTAATACCTAAAACAGTACTTGCCGGTGAAAAAATAGGCATAGCCCAAAACATCAGTGCCAAACATGGGGCAGCAATGACAAATCATGTTCACATTGAGGTAAGAGACAGCCTAAACAGATTAATCGACCCAACCAACCTATTTTAA